From a region of the Marinomonas mediterranea MMB-1 genome:
- a CDS encoding alpha/beta family hydrolase — translation MNNITIYLLHGAGAGHTSEFLTELNEQLSSATGLEVKAITLSYMKTMEETLSRRPPPKFEKLVDEVKGLIPSDEPCIIIGKSMGARIATQLTVSHNVKGVVCFGFPFYPARKTEKHRLSYLAAVTKPCLIFQGDRDTLGNQEWVEQQVLPETVDVRWVEGADHDFKRAKKYNTTLSQLLHQLSQLTQTWITKNCL, via the coding sequence ATGAACAACATCACAATTTATCTATTGCATGGAGCCGGTGCAGGGCACACTAGTGAGTTTCTGACAGAACTTAATGAGCAACTAAGCTCTGCTACAGGCCTTGAAGTAAAAGCGATAACGCTTTCTTATATGAAAACGATGGAAGAGACTCTCTCTAGACGACCGCCTCCAAAATTTGAAAAACTCGTCGATGAGGTTAAAGGTTTGATCCCATCCGACGAACCTTGCATCATCATAGGAAAGTCGATGGGAGCGAGAATCGCAACCCAGTTAACCGTTAGCCACAATGTAAAAGGCGTCGTCTGTTTTGGCTTTCCATTTTACCCCGCCCGAAAGACAGAGAAGCATCGGCTCAGCTACTTAGCAGCCGTCACTAAGCCTTGCCTCATATTTCAAGGGGATCGTGATACGTTGGGCAATCAGGAGTGGGTTGAGCAGCAAGTACTTCCTGAAACGGTTGATGTTCGCTGGGTAGAAGGCGCGGATCATGACTTCAAAAGAGCTAAAAAATACAATACAACCTTAAGTCAGCTCTTACATCAATTAAGCCAATTGACACAAACATGGATAACAAAGAATTGCCTTTAA
- a CDS encoding CBS domain-containing protein, producing MKTLTYVSAKEITDLVWPEVSEATGLYSPATKVFTDFNTRIPRIIEPTLRADILVNVMKKEHVRMKLVVDADNKFIGVVSLEDLSDETFIKQAAQGYSREELLAIDVMRAKENLLALSYTSLKGVDVESLLFSQRENKYQHLLVVDEESQAIRGLVSAHDIIRQLKINVDLSRPTSFARLYEVITKDYANSRRLRVA from the coding sequence ATGAAAACTCTTACTTATGTTTCTGCGAAAGAAATTACTGATTTAGTGTGGCCTGAAGTTTCTGAAGCGACAGGCTTATATTCTCCTGCAACGAAAGTGTTTACTGATTTTAATACGAGAATTCCTCGTATTATTGAGCCAACGCTGCGCGCTGACATTCTTGTTAATGTCATGAAAAAAGAGCACGTTAGGATGAAGCTGGTAGTCGATGCGGATAATAAATTCATAGGAGTAGTCAGTCTGGAAGATCTAAGTGATGAAACATTCATCAAGCAGGCTGCACAAGGCTATAGCCGAGAAGAACTTCTTGCTATCGATGTAATGAGAGCGAAAGAAAACCTGCTTGCGCTTTCTTACACTTCATTGAAAGGAGTGGATGTAGAGTCTTTGCTGTTTAGCCAGAGAGAAAATAAGTATCAACACCTTTTGGTTGTGGATGAAGAGTCTCAGGCTATTCGAGGCTTGGTTTCAGCGCATGATATTATTAGGCAATTGAAAATCAATGTAGACCTATCTCGCCCTACTAGCTTCGCAAGGCTTTATGAAGTAATTACAAAAGACTACGCCAACAGCCGTAGACTAAGAGTCGCGTAA
- the tusA gene encoding sulfurtransferase TusA — MVDSDFAEHATLDAQGLYCPEPVMMLHAEMRKLASGQILKVLATDPSTQRDIPKFCNFLGHPLRKQTQEGEVFLYWLEKK, encoded by the coding sequence ATGGTAGATTCGGATTTTGCGGAACACGCCACATTAGATGCACAGGGCCTTTACTGTCCTGAGCCAGTCATGATGCTGCATGCAGAAATGAGAAAATTGGCGTCTGGACAAATACTTAAAGTATTGGCAACGGACCCATCGACACAAAGGGATATTCCAAAGTTTTGTAATTTCTTAGGGCACCCATTGCGAAAACAAACTCAAGAAGGAGAGGTGTTCCTCTATTGGCTTGAGAAAAAGTAG